From the genome of Penicillium oxalicum strain HP7-1 chromosome VII, whole genome shotgun sequence:
CTTTGCAGAGTGTGCAATATGCAATACTCTCGCCGTGACTACTAGTAGAATCATAATAATTATGATCACGATCATAATAATaattattcttttttttaaataAAGGGCTGAATCCCCCTCTACTCATACACTGTGAAGAAATGGCTCCTCGAAACACTGATCGATCATGCCCAACCCCCCTGCCCCTAACAAACCAACGGTTCCATCATCGCACGATCAAACATGGGGAACCCCCACTTTTCCTTCAGATTGATTGAACGGAAAAGATGAAACGGCCGGAGATTAGGTTCTCGCGTGGAATATCGCCAGATCAGAGGGTGGTTCGTGCACGTTGGGGAGGTCAAGGGTCATAGGTCTGGATTCTGTTAACGGTGGAGAGAGGATAGGGGACGCGGGGGTTACTCCGTCGAGGGTTTTTTGGTTCCATGTGGTGTTGGACAAGGTACAGAGTGGAATCACCATGAGGTAAGGTCTTTGTGGCGTACTTTATTTCAAGCGGGGACTTCCATTGAGCTTGGGGAAATATATTGTTAACTCGTTTTCCTGAGAGAAATCTCAATATTCCTGACACCTGCTGCCTGGAGTGATGTCTATGTCAATAGTGTAAGTATGAAGGCTGGATGTCAGGGTCCTCAATCAATTGCCTTTCAATAGATTTAGGTAGTGAGTATAAAGCTGTTTGCATCGTCCAGATCTAGATTAAACCCGAACTATGGCacctttccttttcctgcTAAGCAGGACTAAATAGAATTCCGTGGATTCAATCCACTCCGTCGACCCTGTATCAGCTTGGCGATGGGCATTGATCTCTTCCGGCCAAAAGATACAGTAGAAATTGCGTGATTCGACTCGactcctccatctcctcgccaCTCTGTGCTGTAGAATATAATCGctcggggggggggtctcGGCCAACGGGAGCGAGGGATTCAGCGCCACACACCATGAACAATTAACCACCTGTgcaatttccaatttccGCGTATTTGCAACGACGCTTACAATAGAATGACGGTTCTACACTCAATAATTCATGAATCTTGAATGAGGAAATATCCCGTTTCTGCAACACCAACACCCTTCCCCAAACACCGTCCAGCCACCACATCGGATGGAGTCGATTCCGATTTTCTCTCGAAGCGGACGGACGCCGGCGGGGGCAAAAGTCGGCGGTCGGAAAGTTTCCAGTTTCGCCAAATGCGACTGCGGGGGTCTGAGGCAGCATGTTGGAGATCCACTTGGTCCTCCGCACTGCAGTAAACAAAGTACCATCGTTGTCTTGAGAGCAAAAAACTCGACCCCTTCCTGATAAACGTATCTTTTCCCAACGAATGCGAGCTATCAGGATGCTCACTCTATCAATCTGAATACATGACTTTGCCAGCAGAGCAATGAGAAATTGTACCAATTCCATTACCACCAACACGTATATacccagtccagtccagccagCTTCAGAATCAGATTCCTCGCGCAACAGAGGAGTCACTCCTGTCCAAGAAACCAATTAATCCCCCGCTCTCCTCCCTCTCAAGATCCCCGGACTTCCACACAGAGAAATAGCCAAAGCTTGAACCAGAGACCTAGTACATAGATATCAGACTACAACACTCAAATCTCCATCCCCGATCCAAAAACGGTGAATTCAATCTCGGCAAGTCTACTGCACTTGGACTAGCACAAGCCCAAAGTTCTACGAATTATGGATTGTACACAAGTCAATTCGCTTCGCTCTCCACCCTGTCCGCAACGCTGCACCGCTCAGCCATAACGGATCGACAAGGTCTGCTCTGCAGAACGAGTCAGGGATAGACATATTCACTCTAGCCTGGACAGGATTCGGGACCCGGACCCGGCCCCCCTTGCAAATAAGATGAAGACTGCAGGCGAGGTGATATGCTTTTGTGGCGATTGTGCTTGAGCCGAAGCACGGGGCTGGAGTGGTGGGCCGGTGGACTGACGAAAAAAACGTACTGCAGAATGCAGGACAAGACTGGGGtagagaggggggaaaggaaagaaaggggaaggaaggagaaaaatgTACACAAAGACGCATGTTCTACATGTTTGTGCAGAATTACGATAGTCACTACTTTCAATGCTTACGTAGACCAAGTATCACTGGATCTAGAGCTGGCGACGGGACTCTTAGTCCCTCGGTCTTGTCTCGTTTCGAATGATGATTCGTTCACAAGAGGTACTGCAAGTCTGTCATGCACTATGCAGGAGCAGATGCAATTCAGACTCCCCCCACTCCCCACCGGGGTAAGAGGGAGACAGAGACTGGGGAAACGGATCGAGATGGACAGGAAGATCGCTTGTAGACGGACTACGAGAGTACTGTACCTCGACTTGGTGAGATTGCACAAGCAATCCTCCATAGAATGGAGTCCATACTAATCCTACTGAAAACATAATTGATACTCGAGAGAAGCGAGACCGACAGCGTAGTAACCGCATTCCAAAGGACGACCATCCCACGGAGACGAGACGATATTGATGAGAAAGGAACCGGATAGACCACGCCCCAATCTCCGGGCAGGAAGAGGGGGTGGGGCGTGGCCGGTGAAGGACAAACCAATGTCGCTCTGGGAGATTGGAATGCAATCACGATGCCAAGGGGATACGGGAGTACAGTGAatactacagtacatacCCCTCCAGAGAGACCAACAATCACAGAAGCGAAACCTTTGATTTGCCAAACCAAAGTGGGCATTGCCCCAGATCGGATCACCCATCGGAGAAAGGTAGACTGGCTTATCAATCCAGCGAGAATCCGCTCAGACTAAACGGGTGCCACActgtggaagatgagaagataCAAGCCGCTAGGCTGAATAGGGTATTTGGCAGGGAGGTGGGCTGCAGTAGTGCTCGCATGAAGATATTCTGacttcttccatctttgaccattccccccctcttcctcggctcGAGACCTTTTCCCCAGTCAAGCAGGCAGTATTCAAATGGGAATGGAGAGGAGATCCACTTTTCTGGTCGAGGGTCCTCCGGCCCGGACGGGAATCATGTGTCTCATCTGAGTAATGGTCTCTATAATCATGAGTCTTGTCGCATTCTGGGTCTTCTGGCTCAGACGCAGCCTATGAGTCTGTGGAAAGTGGATTGAATACAATAGGGGGTGATCACGCAACTGCCGTGCGAGTTTCGTGCCTAGTACAGTACTTGCTGGAAATATGGGCACGAGCGTAGTCGTACGTACCAAGTCCTACAATACTCCATCGCAGCAAGGTTGCGAGATGCAGCTTGGGCACACGAGGAGATGGAGTGGCGAGGATGGTCAAGCACTCGATGGATGATCCGGTCCGTGTTGGATGAGGAGGTCATGTCCGAGAGGGTCAAACTCTCCCCGTTCAGAATAGAACGTTTGGGGAAGAGCCATCAACGGGAGCAGTCGATGAACGGCGAATGCGACTCCCGAGACGATGTGCTTCATGGCATCTCAACATGAAGCGAGTTCGGAGTCACCCTCCGCGAGTGCTAAGCATGACTCCTACCCTTGTCAAATTCCCTCAGTGTATAATCATTCCATTGCATCCATGACCCATCTTACGCGAATCTCAACTGAGATCATAGCTTGTCCCTCCAAGGGCTCCTGTACCGGCAAGACTCACCAACGAGCGAACGGAGCGGAGGGGGGCGAGGGGCCAAAAGGCCGACCGTCGAGTCTAGCACCTCATTTTCGGCTATTTATAGACACAGGGGACCGCACCCCACAGAGGAGACGTGATGGTGACTAGTGACGATTGTGAGACGGGTGGGCTTGTCTAgtgggggggagaggaaaggaggaaaggaggaagagccgATGCTCTCCTGGTGGGGACTGTGTGCATCGTGTGCATTGTGTGGCTGGCTCTGGTAGACTTTCGTGGCACTGTGGAACTCCGCCTCAAGGAGATGGCGCCGGCCAGAGTTGCACCGTCTGACACCCTTCGAGTCGACGGTGAAACAGTCCCGTGGAATCCAGGGGGTGCAGGGGCTGGATTACCGTACTATTACCACAATTCCGGCGGCACGGGCTCGTTTCCCCCCTCTGGACAACGGCCTCCCGTAATAACCACCGTTTCGAACGGTATGCAGACCGGCCCCATCCAAGACGGACCACTCTCGCCCCTCTTCCAAGGCTTCCCAGGGGCCGCCGACCAGGTGGTTCTCGAACGGGTACCTGGGTCTGCCATACAATCCAGGAGGATCTCCCAAGTACCCTCCATGTATTCGAGACCTCCCCTCGTCCCCCCCCTTCGTTTGACCACGCTGGCCTCTACTTAAACAAGCCACCTCGCCCAAGTCACCAGCCCTCggatctctcatcttccaaAAGACCATCTGTCCTCTCCTGCCCCTTCGCTGACTCATTCTCTCCAAcccatcccccccctctccgCCCGGACCActagagagagaggctgATTGACGGTGCCTGACGGTGATGACAGCGTGGCCTTGATTTCAGGCAACCCGGGAAGTTCTTGCATCTCAAAGGCCCGCTGCTGGTACCACATTACTTGAACGGCACCGACAATCAATACCTCAATCATTGTGAAATCACTACACACCATCTTCTCTGTGACGAGTCATTTCCCTCTCGTCACACCAAATCCCTcatatacacacacacacacgcgcACACATAATGGAAGAGACAACGTCACTTCGCGAGCTGGAGTCCCTGGTGACCCCAGAGCCCGAGATGCCGTTGACTGTCTCCCCCTCAGACACGTCATTACAAACACCGGCCCCCGGGGACGAGgacaaggaagatgagaagaagccggcgaagaagagaaagtcaTGGGGTCAGGAACTCCCAGTACCAAAGACCAACTTGCCTCCTAGGTATGTCAACCATCAACAAGCAACTGGCATCACTGCCCACCACTCTGGACATTCTGACTGACCTCTCGTCTCAGGAAACGAGCTAAGACcgaagatgagaaggagcagcGTCGCATTGAGCGTGTGCTCCGGAATCGGGCTGCCGCGCAAACATCACGCGAGCGAAAGCGCctcgagatggagaagctggaaaCCGAGAAGATCCGCATGGAGCAACAAAATCAGTTCCTCCTGCAGCGCCTCGCGCAGATGGAAGCCGAGAACAACCGCCTGTCTCAACAGGTCGCTCAGCTCTCTGCCGAGGTGCGCGGCTCTCGCAGCAGCACCCCCATCAAGGCTAGCACCCCGGGcccaaccaccaccaacacaGTCACCATGACCACCTCCTCAACATCTAACCCGACATCTCACACCCTCACCTCCTCCCCGACTCTCACTCCCACTCTCTTCAAACAAGAAGGCGAAGACCTCACCTTGGAGCGCATTCCCTTCCCCACCCCTTCCACCGTCAACCTGGAATACTCCCCCACGCTCAAGCCCTCCACTCTGGCTGAGGCCTCCCCCGACGTGACACAACATCCTGCCGCGATGTTGTGCCCATCAGACCTGCAGTGTCCGTCGGTGGCCTCGAAGGAGTCGGAGTCAGCTCCGGCGGggctctccctctcttcgACCTCGAACTTTCAACTCACGCTGGCAACGACGTTGCAGCTCCTCTTTCTGACGATGACTTCCGTCGCCTCTTCGACAACGATCTTCCCGCTGCTTCAAATCCTTCATTCCCTGAAGACGGGTTCGCCTTTGGCGCTCTCGACGGCGGAGATCTATCAGCATTTCCCTTTGATTCATTGGTTGATTTCGACCCCGAGTCTGTCCCCCTCGACGGCGACCGGCCCGTGCTTTCGGATGAGACTGCTCACCCGACTGCTTGCATGCAGCCCAGCCTTGGCGCGTCCACTTCGCGATGCGACGGGCAGAGCATTGCAGCTAGCGGTTAGGGAGCAGACCCTCAACCCGCAAGGCACGCGGTCGGCCTCGTCTGAGGAGCGACCGACTTGGACCTCGTTGTTAACCATGGCATGGGCAATCGATAGTATCACCAGCCAGTCGCGACGACGCAGGCGAGCTCTGGGTGCAGTCTCATCGCAGATCActccatcgtcatcatcatccctGTCGGCTGTCAAGTCCCGCGGCATTGGTAAAGTTCATCCCCGGGGCATCGGCCGACGACGCAGTTACGGAAAGATTAGTCACATTCACCCCCATCATCAGAGCAGACGGAGTTCATGGAGTTCTTCTTCTACCGGGACCGGCGAGACGTCGTCGGTCCTTTTCGCGAAGCAATCATAACGGTACCGGTTGCTGGTCGTTGAAAGAACATCTTCCTTTATTTTCCCCCCATTCCCACCCTTTCTTTATACCTCGATGGGTAGTTGGTTTCCTGTTGATGATTCCTG
Proteins encoded in this window:
- a CDS encoding Transcriptional activator hacA, which encodes MEETTSLRELESLVTPEPEMPLTVSPSDTSLQTPAPGDEDKEDEKKPAKKRKSWGQELPVPKTNLPPRKRAKTEDEKEQRRIERVLRNRAAAQTSRERKRLEMEKLETEKIRMEQQNQFLLQRLAQMEAENNRLSQQVAQLSAEVRGSRSSTPIKASTPGPTTTNTVTMTTSSTSNPTSHTLTSSPTLTPTLFKQEGEDLTLERIPFPTPSTVNLEYSPTLKPSTLAEASPDVTQHPAAMLCPSDLQCPSVASKESESAPAGLSLSSTSNFQLTLATTLQLLFLTMTSVASSTTIFPLLQILHSLKTGSPLALSTAEIYQHFPLIHWLISTPSLSPSTATGPCFRMRLLTRLLACSPALARPLRDATGRALQLAVREQTLNPQGTRSASSEERPTWTSLLTMAWAIDSITSQSRRRRRALGAVSSQITPSSSSSLSAVKSRGIGKVHPRGIGRRRSYGKISHIHPHHQSRRSSWSSSSTGTGETSSVLFAKQS